The window AATAAAATTGCAAACTTTTCATTTATATGCTTGAACTACAATGTATTGCATAAATTAattaacatgcaaagcataccaaCATTCCACCTTAACCCAAAACATAAATGTGAAttttgtgttgaagcaaaaatgacaaggtcatcttttcaacatgttgaaagatGCAATGAACCACTCGACTTAATTCACACTACGTGTGTGATTTCAAAGGTACACCGACTCGTGATGGAAATAAATACTTCATcgcttttgtagatgataacacaaaatccTATTATATGTATCTTTTCAAAAGTAagaatgaagctatagagaaattcatTCTCTATACGAATGTAGTTGAAAACTAACTTAATaagaagattaaggtggttcaaagTGACCGAGACGGTAAGTATGTTTCACCATTCGctaagttgtgtgctgaacatgaaatcaaacacaaaataatagctCTTTATACTCcttagcaaaatggagttgctgagtgaAAGAATTAAACTCTAAacgagatgatgaatgctcttctattgagctctggactaCCAGAGTTTATATAGGGTAAAGTTGtcttaacagctaattaccttttaaataaggtacccaaaaaaatagataagaacccttatgagttgtggaatggaagataatcgtcctacaaatatttgtGTATATAGGGGTATCTTGCCAAAGTTTTGGTGTCTGatccgaaaaaaaataaaataggacCAAAAActattgattgtatatttattggatatccACATAATAGCAGTGCATATCAATTTTTTATGTATGAGTTATAAATATCggatatacacaagaactcgataatagaatttCGAAATGCCTCATTCTTTTAGTATGTGTTTCTGTATAAAATTTGAGAGAAAGCAAGCTCCTCAAAACGGACATATGAAAcacaagaagaagatgatgatgatgaactaGTTGAGGCTGAATTTAGACGAAATAAAAGAGCTCGGGTGGAAAAATCATATGGAAcaaattttatcactttcatattgAAAAGTGAGCCTCATAATTACTCAAAAGCAGTCAATTCTTATGATTGACCTCACTGGAAGGAGGTAATTAcatctgaaatagagtctatctTGTAAAATCACACCTGGAAACTTATAGATATTTCTCAGGAAAgaaaaccactaggttgcaagtggattttcaagaagaaaatgaaatcaaatggcacgattgataagtataaggccggATTGGTAATCAAAAGATATTGACAATGAGAATGCCCTGATTACTTTGATATGTATTCTCCGGTGtcaagaataacttccattagagtattgttggctatcgcTGCTCTATGAAATTTAGAAATACATCAGATGAATATAAAGACAACTTTTCTAAACGAGGatttagaagaagaaatctatatggaacAACCTAAAAAAATTTCTGTGCCAGGGTAGGaaaataaggtttgtagattggtgaactTATTGTACGGTTTGAAACAAacaccaaagcagtgacatgaaaaaattaataatgtcatgaaggaatgtggatttaaaatcaatgaatgtgataaatgtgtctacatgaaaatcACAAAAAATGACTATGTCATGTtatgcctatatgtagatgacatatttatcattaggagtaatgataagataattaaatccACTAAAGACacgttgaactcaagatttgatatgaaagacatgagcctagctgatgtgattttaggaatcaaaatttttagaataacAGGAAGACTTATTCTCAATCAGTTCTATTACGTGGGCAAGATTCTTGAAAGATTcatcaagggtgatactgcgttggcacgaacacTGATAGATAATTGTCAATATATATCAAAGAAttaaggtgaaagtatctctcagataaagTCTCTTGAGTGATCAAAAGTCTAATGTACATGATAAATTGTACATGACGAGACTTAGCCTACGCAATGAGTAAACTGAGTAAATGCACAAGTAATCATGGTGTtcagcactggaaagggataacaaaagTATTGAGGTACTTgaagtatactcgtgaatatggacttcACTATATGAGTATCATGCTATAATTGAAGGATACAACGATGCTAATTGAATATCTGACATGAAAAAATTGAAATCTACTAGTGGATATATATTCACTTTGAGAAGTGTAACCATTTCATGGAAATCTtttaagcaaaccgtaataactaaATCCATAATGGaatatgagtttgtagctcttgataaATGTGGTAAAGAGGTTGAATGGTTataacaattcttagaagatattctgaGATGACTAAAATGGGTGTTGATAATTTGCATACATTATGATAGTCCATCATCAATTGGTCAGGCACAaagtcatctgtataatggtaaccCTAGACATATACGTCATAGACATAATATTATtaaacaactactctcaacgggagttattattgttgactatgtgaagtcaaaggatatcTTAGCAGATCCGTTAACCAAAAGGTTAAACGGAGAGTTGTTGCAAGCACATCACGAGGGATAGGCTTGATGCCAATAAGAAATGTTGATGCAAAGAAAACCCAACCTATGTAGACttgagatcccaagaactaggttcaaagggataaTCTAACTACACTGATAAAGTTACTCACTATGGGCGAACAATCTAATAGATCAGTGAAGGATGAAGATTAAGCACATGGCTTTTAATGATCCAATAGAGTAATGTGGAATGCTCTTAaaagatcacctatgtgagaaaaaaGTGGGGTTGCTTCAAAGAAAATTGAAGACACAATTCTTTGAGCTtctcacaaaatcatacataTTTATAGCTAAGAACGAATACACTCATGAGAATTGAGTTGTATCAGAGAGAGTTCTGAATGAGATATGTCAATATTTACACAAACGGCagaatagttcaaggacatcatatCTACTGTCAGCCAGTAAGCAAACAAATCTTCATAAGGAAAtgttcaaagggtaaaatctaCCTGTCCTATATTGGATTCAACTGCTGAATACTATCACATACCctgtttccattcatgtgggggattgttagaaatgtgaatggaaaaagGAGGAAAGTGACTCCTTTATGTATGGGTTTAGTCTCACATTAGAAGTTTCAAGACACTatgttggtttatattgttgcacatatattgatgatatgaacaaatgcatggagagGAGCTCTCTCTCTGCGTGGGTGTACAAAGGAATGCAAATGTAGGgctcggattgcactgaaccaagttgactcgtgtacgAGCATGATCTATGCTCATCGAATGTTGGACCGtcagggcaaaatttgcccaagtgaatGAATCAACGTTTTGCCACCTAAATATTTTGCTTATTGCTTAAATATAATAGATgcattaatcaataattaatgaagaatttataACCTCTAGCCGTTGAGCTGGAGGGGTTAATAGACAATAAATGACTTTAATTTGATCATTGAATACTGCAAGGGTCTAAGCTCCTATATAAGAAGATTgtgatcaagagcaagaagagagctaaTAGCAAAGTTtttcctccaccttcgttcccccAAATTCTCTCTTCGCCAAGCATTTCCGCCCGGTGATTTGCCCATGAAAGCAATCGGGTACTTTCTCAGTTCATCATGAACAATCAATGTTTGGTTGTGTAAATGGTTCTGCTGTTGTATCCTGGCAAATAGACATCCATCATAACCTCAAAGCATAGCCGGAGAAggacgaatctgttttaaggaaactgcTTGAAACAGTCCTCGGCATGTTCTTTTCAACACTTGGGACTCTCCAGTCTAGATTCTCTAGTCGGGATTCTGCAGTCGAGATTCTACAGTTAGGAGTCAGCACTCAAAAGTATGCAGTCTTCTATAACTCGAACTTTGCAGTCTTCTACAACTCGGACTCTCAAGTCAGGAGCCTCCAATTGGAACTCTCAAGTCAGGAGCCTTCAATCGTGACTCTTCAGTCGGGAACCTCTAAACGAGAGCCTCCAGTCAGGAACCTCTAGACGGGAGCCTCCAGTTGGGAACCTCCAGTCGGGACTCCGTATCCAGGAGTATCAAGTCGGGAGTCTCAAGTCAGGAGTTTGCACTCTGGAGTCTACACTTGGACTCTGCACTTGGGAGTCTGCACTCTGGTTCTGGTCAACTCAGTCATCCCAAGCAACTCTTCCTTTCCTGCTTGGCAGTATGAGATTATCAACTCAGGTCAACTCAACAGATAAGTCTGATgtgattttatcattttaattcgGACTATTCCTCTATCTCCGATAAGATTCCGATAAGATTATCCAACCCAATATCAAACATAGCAATTAACTAATGGGACTCTTAATAATTCTCAGAACACCTTAATTAGATGGCAAAAATCTTCTACTCTCGAGTCATCGTATTGAGTATCTAGTACGCAAGCATATTCAATATCCTTATTCCAAAAAATTACATTGTCTAAGCCATATGGACTGACTAATTAAAAAGAATCCAGAATATGAATACGATTGATAACTGTCTAATTACATAATCATCACACAAAGAATCCAGAATATATTAATTCACAAAAGATCATTGTTAATTACGGAGTTGGgcaataaaaaaatgataatcctagttaccctcattgactatctcttgGGTGACCGGTCCAGTCCCACGGAAATTTCTTACCGATTACCAGGATAAATCAAGAAGTACACGTAACGATCAATCCAGAAACttagcatcctttgattacgctcCTCATTTGGAGAAAAACAGAGTTGGGCAATAAGCACAAAGATTGAGTTGTAAATGAGAGGGCAAATTCATGGGAAAAAATGTAGTTTTAGTTTGGGTAACTTTGGACCAAGCTTTCTCCATCTAGTCTCTCTAGCCATCCTCTCTAATTAAAACATGGAGGCAGGAAGTTAAACAAGCATTTCATCACAACATCAAGAATTAGGCGAACCGCTAGCGGAAGAAAATGGCCATCAACTACTAAATAGCACAATTGGAACACACGGAAGTGTAACATTCAAAATGGAACCATCGGATCATTAAATAGAATAAAACCTAGATTTACCTCCTATATATAATGACTAATAAGCGCCTGAAGTCATTATATAAAACCTCAAATGATATCACTAAGCAATGATAACATATTAATGACAATTACATTTAGTAATCTTTTTAAATAAAGGATGGCGTTGTAATTTTTATCCTAACTAGATGTTTGATTGTTTCCTAGTGTAAGACATCACAGAAGGGAATCACGAACAAATATTAATAAATAGTAGATAATTAGCGCAAAGAAGATCTACAATTTAACTGGATCACTCAGATCACTCCTAATTGGAGTAGGAAAATTCTGCATTGCTACACAACGCAGTACACATATGTTAATGATACACAATAACATAGCATATTTTGTTTCCTAAGAAACAAGCAAGCCCAACTAAAACAATTTCCTATAGTGACAATCTCTCAGTAGACTTCAATAATCTTGATGCTGACTGTAGGAGTGCCGCAGTTAAGACTCCATATCAGAGTGATCCAAGTCCTCTCTGTAAACCTCAAAATCTTCAGGTGTCCAACGACACAAAAGATGAAGGCGAAAAGTTGCCATCTTAATGTCAAGCAACCTCTGCAAGTATTTACAATGTGTTTCAATTAGTATGCGTCTTCCAACTTTTTAATCAAAGAATAAAAGGTCCCCTGCTTAGTTAGCAGCCATTTAGTGCTATAAATAACAAGTAAAATATTGTTGATGGTATGAATATAGATTTACCAATGTGCGAGCTGCTTCTGGTGACAAAGACATGCCTTCTTCACACACAACAAAGTCCGAAACCAGTTCGACGATTCCTAAGTTTAAAGGTCAAAAAAAAGCCCTCGGCGTTATTTATAATCATCTGAAaacatcagtgtttaaattttaaaataacttaaaacAAACACATGAGAAAGCATATATATATGAGAAGCACAAGAACCTTTATTTAAGCGAACTGGAACACCCTGTTTCCGAAGATATGGCTCCATTTCATGTGTGAACTGCTCCAATGGACCTTCTTTCAAGTCAACCTGCAATTTTATGGAACAGGAAAGTCAGATATGAACATTACTGTACTACAGCAATAATAACTTCCATGCCTTTTCAGTAGCTATGAACCCCATCCTTGCAAAATCATATCCTtcatactccctgaatactctgcaTAAGTATTGAGGAAAGATTTGTTAAGAATTTCCTgtgtaataataaatcaaaatccaattaaaatatatattatccaATAAATAGTAAGTCTGAAGTTTCATCAATGACATAGTGTTGCTGTGATCAAGATAACTTTCCTTCGTCAGATATATAAATTTTAGTTATGCATCTGCCTATAAGCAACTAGGTTGCAAGGTCAAAAATTTCTAGACAAATATTGTGTCACTATAATTTTATATTCTTTGTTAAATTCCTTAATTGGTTGTAAGGAAGCATAAAGGTAAACGTTTGGAGTCTGCAAACCTTAAAGACAGATTCACAAATGCTTAGAAGACTAGCTATTTGATTTATCTGATTAAAGCTGTGACAACAATAATATGAAATATGCATAGTTCAAgtacaaaatataaaaataaatcaattaattagTCTTTTATCAGAATTATATACGGAATACAAATAAATTTTACCAGCTTTAGTCACTAAAAGACAACTTTATTGGACCAGCCAAAAGCCTTAATTTTAATCAAGTATCATAATGCCAATATAGTATAAGATTCATATCATGAATCCATAATTGGAGACGAAATAGAATATTCCTTCTATCATTTTAGTAAAGAAATTTGGTTGCTTTGTTCACTATAAAAGAAAAATGATTTATCAAAACATAATATACCAACATGAATTATCCTCAACTTGCTCCATTAAAAAGAACACAAA is drawn from Zingiber officinale cultivar Zhangliang chromosome 1B, Zo_v1.1, whole genome shotgun sequence and contains these coding sequences:
- the LOC122052570 gene encoding mRNA turnover protein 4 homolog gives rise to the protein MPKSKRNRPVTLSKTKKKGREHKEAIVNAIKEAVECYPSAYVFTFENMRNQKFKEFRDQLKSNSRFFLGSNKVMQLALGRSVADEVKPGIYKLSKFIRHDAGLLFTNLSKEEVERVFREYEGYDFARMGFIATEKVDLKEGPLEQFTHEMEPYLRKQGVPVRLNKGIVELVSDFVVCEEGMSLSPEAARTLRLLDIKMATFRLHLLCRWTPEDFEVYREDLDHSDMES